The Sneathiella sp. P13V-1 genome includes a window with the following:
- a CDS encoding extracellular solute-binding protein, with the protein MIKRAIIAFALTLLVRHGTAASEEGIAMHGSPKYQAGFSHFSYADPAATQGGHLRLASVGSFDSLNPFIVRGNPAKGLGLIYQSLLNRSADEPFSLYSGLASIVDISSDRRRLHLRLHDKARFSDGTPVTATDVRFSFETLRDKGRPNHRQYYREVLTLEAPNDRDLIFTFREASGRELPLILGLMPVLSAKFYSQQPFAETHLSHPVGSGPYRIKTAEAGNQITYERIRPFWGDELRSMKGRHNFDQVTYKYFRDKEVAFQAFKANEVDLYTEGDPAKWNARKKDTTYRSVALSRRLPPYMEALVFNTRRAPFDDKNIRKALARLFDFEWINKNLLHGLYQRTGSFFEHTPLSALNPLSTTEQETLKILGIKSDDYELLDQQAFATNLDRRNSLRAAKKILREAGWKIGPDGMLIDRNKKAFEFEILLVDRQYQKILAGFIDTLRKIGIQAKIRMMDSAGYQQRINQFDFDMMIARWGQSLSPGNEQAFYWGSAAADLSGSRNYPGIRSAAVDEMIQKIKASITKEELQTATRVLDRLLLAGHYVIPLYHRNSVWVYHHKHLTYPTTLPDRGLSTDLWSMRPIDE; encoded by the coding sequence ATGATAAAGCGGGCCATCATCGCATTTGCGCTCACCCTTCTTGTTAGACATGGCACAGCAGCATCTGAAGAGGGAATTGCCATGCATGGAAGTCCGAAGTATCAAGCGGGCTTTTCCCATTTTTCATATGCCGACCCTGCCGCCACTCAAGGGGGACATTTACGCCTTGCGTCAGTTGGAAGTTTCGACAGCTTGAACCCGTTTATTGTGCGGGGGAATCCGGCAAAAGGTTTGGGCCTGATATACCAGTCTCTTCTTAACCGAAGTGCAGATGAACCCTTCAGTTTGTATTCCGGTCTTGCTTCCATTGTTGACATCAGCAGCGACAGGCGGCGACTGCATTTGCGCCTTCATGACAAAGCCCGGTTTTCTGACGGCACCCCTGTCACCGCTACAGATGTAAGGTTCAGTTTCGAAACCTTAAGAGACAAAGGCCGACCCAATCACAGGCAATATTACCGTGAAGTCTTAACTCTGGAAGCCCCAAACGATAGAGACCTTATCTTTACCTTCCGGGAAGCCAGTGGTCGGGAGTTACCCCTTATACTTGGGCTAATGCCCGTGCTATCAGCCAAATTCTATAGCCAGCAACCCTTCGCAGAGACACATCTTTCACACCCGGTTGGCAGCGGTCCCTATCGCATAAAAACTGCCGAGGCCGGCAATCAAATAACATATGAACGCATTCGCCCCTTTTGGGGGGATGAGCTGCGCTCCATGAAGGGACGCCACAATTTTGATCAGGTGACCTACAAGTATTTCCGCGACAAGGAAGTTGCCTTTCAAGCGTTCAAAGCCAATGAAGTGGATCTCTATACAGAAGGTGATCCTGCAAAATGGAACGCTCGCAAAAAAGACACCACCTACCGTTCAGTGGCACTATCGAGGCGGCTCCCCCCATATATGGAAGCCCTCGTTTTCAACACACGGCGCGCGCCTTTTGACGACAAAAATATCCGAAAAGCGCTAGCGAGGTTGTTTGATTTTGAGTGGATTAACAAAAATCTTCTTCACGGTTTATACCAAAGGACCGGCAGCTTTTTTGAACATACTCCCCTTTCCGCCTTAAACCCTCTGTCTACAACAGAACAAGAGACCTTAAAAATCCTCGGCATAAAATCCGACGATTACGAACTTCTAGATCAGCAAGCATTTGCAACCAATCTGGACAGACGAAACTCCCTTCGGGCTGCGAAGAAAATCCTTCGTGAAGCGGGTTGGAAAATTGGCCCTGATGGGATGTTGATAGATCGCAACAAAAAAGCATTTGAATTTGAAATTCTGCTGGTCGATCGTCAATACCAGAAAATACTGGCAGGTTTCATCGATACCCTTCGAAAAATCGGCATTCAGGCGAAAATCCGAATGATGGATAGTGCTGGATATCAACAGCGCATCAACCAATTTGATTTTGATATGATGATCGCGAGATGGGGCCAAAGCCTGTCTCCCGGAAACGAACAGGCCTTTTACTGGGGCAGTGCTGCTGCTGATCTTTCAGGAAGCCGTAATTATCCTGGAATCCGATCAGCAGCCGTTGATGAAATGATCCAGAAGATCAAAGCCTCGATTACGAAAGAGGAGCTACAAACCGCTACCCGTGTACTGGACCGGCTTCTTTTGGCAGGGCATTACGTTATCCCGCTTTATCATCGAAATTCGGTCTGGGTGTATCATCACAAACATCTCACATATCCAACAACTCTTCCTGATCGGGGTCTTTCGACCGACCTTTGGTCCATGCGCCCTATTGACGAATAG
- the yaaA gene encoding peroxide stress protein YaaA produces MLVLLSPAKKLDFDRTYAPETYTELKFQKDTQELLKTAKKQNPADLKRLMKISDDLSDLNYKRFQAMEFPFNPENAKQAGFAFAGDTYTGLDITTLSEADLAFAQDHVRILSGLYGIARPLDLIQPYRLEMGTRMANTRGENLYDFWGERLADGLNDELSSHSSKMIINCASNEYFKAVKPKALNYPVITPVFKEVKSGVAKVIGFSAKRARGMMARYISQNRIENPEDIKAFDMAGYSFQPDASNDKEFHFHRDVS; encoded by the coding sequence ATGCTGGTATTGCTTTCTCCTGCAAAAAAACTCGATTTTGACCGTACCTACGCGCCTGAAACCTATACTGAACTTAAATTTCAGAAAGACACTCAGGAACTGTTGAAAACGGCAAAGAAGCAAAACCCGGCGGACCTGAAGCGACTGATGAAGATCAGTGATGACCTCAGTGACTTAAACTATAAACGCTTTCAGGCCATGGAATTTCCGTTTAATCCTGAAAATGCCAAGCAGGCCGGCTTTGCCTTTGCAGGCGACACCTATACAGGCCTCGACATCACGACATTGTCGGAAGCGGATCTTGCTTTTGCACAGGATCATGTGCGTATTCTTTCCGGCCTCTATGGCATTGCACGGCCGCTGGACCTGATCCAGCCATACCGTTTGGAAATGGGAACCCGCATGGCCAATACTCGCGGTGAAAATCTCTATGACTTCTGGGGGGAGCGGTTGGCCGATGGGCTGAATGATGAACTTTCCTCTCATTCTTCAAAAATGATCATCAACTGTGCCTCAAACGAGTATTTCAAAGCGGTCAAACCCAAGGCATTAAACTATCCAGTCATCACTCCCGTCTTTAAAGAGGTGAAAAGCGGCGTTGCAAAAGTCATTGGCTTTAGCGCCAAACGCGCCCGCGGCATGATGGCCCGTTATATCAGCCAGAACCGCATCGAAAATCCAGAAGACATCAAAGCCTTCGACATGGCTGGATACAGTTTTCAGCCAGATGCTTCAAACGACAAAGAATTTCATTTCCATCGGGACGTTAGTTAA
- a CDS encoding glycosyl transferase family protein produces the protein MTQDHPFSEYVRILGKGPNMWRDLTFDEAKSAMGMILRDEVEPLQLGAFLLLLRRKGETGEELAGMAAAAKETFELPAEIPHVDFDWPSYADRHRQQPWFILSAILLADQGYRVLMHGIEGYSDGFAPTRPGLDLFGIPQASSLKEATSLLQDNPLTYVGLETFCAPLQQLFDLRPLLGVRTAVNTFGRDLNPLNARCQMQGVFHPPYKALHLGAAEYLSQENALIFKGGGGEVMRNPMKPSRMDAILSGDVSEIVWPKLTDINDYKWREEDLDPENLRRLWSGELVLEVPTLAVIGTLAAALKMKQPEKSPDELDNIAREIWEARDKGRFN, from the coding sequence ATGACCCAAGATCACCCTTTTTCTGAATATGTCCGCATTCTTGGCAAAGGGCCAAATATGTGGCGTGACCTCACTTTTGACGAAGCTAAAAGTGCCATGGGAATGATCCTGCGAGATGAGGTTGAACCGCTGCAGCTAGGGGCATTTCTTCTGCTTCTTCGCCGAAAAGGAGAGACAGGCGAGGAACTTGCAGGCATGGCAGCGGCTGCCAAAGAGACATTTGAGTTGCCAGCAGAAATACCCCATGTGGATTTTGATTGGCCTTCATACGCAGATCGCCACCGCCAGCAACCTTGGTTTATCCTGTCAGCAATCCTTTTGGCAGATCAGGGATATCGCGTTTTGATGCATGGTATCGAAGGGTACAGCGATGGTTTTGCGCCCACGAGACCCGGGCTTGATCTGTTCGGTATCCCGCAAGCAAGTTCCTTGAAGGAAGCTACGAGCCTTCTTCAAGATAACCCGCTCACCTATGTTGGGCTGGAGACTTTCTGTGCTCCCCTTCAACAGCTGTTTGATTTAAGACCGTTGCTTGGGGTGCGCACTGCCGTCAATACATTTGGTCGGGATCTTAACCCTTTAAATGCCCGCTGTCAGATGCAGGGGGTATTCCACCCACCCTATAAAGCGTTGCATTTGGGGGCTGCGGAGTATTTGTCGCAGGAGAATGCGTTGATTTTCAAAGGCGGGGGCGGTGAAGTCATGCGGAATCCCATGAAGCCATCCCGCATGGATGCGATCTTATCGGGTGACGTCTCTGAAATCGTCTGGCCGAAGCTTACGGATATCAACGATTATAAATGGCGGGAAGAGGATCTTGATCCTGAAAACCTGAGACGATTGTGGAGCGGCGAGCTGGTGCTTGAGGTTCCCACGCTTGCCGTGATCGGAACACTGGCGGCGGCGCTTAAAATGAAGCAGCCAGAGAAATCACCGGACGAATTGGACAACATCGCCCGGGAGATATGGGAAGCCCGGGATAAGGGACGTTTTAACTAA